From one Anopheles bellator chromosome 1, idAnoBellAS_SP24_06.2, whole genome shotgun sequence genomic stretch:
- the LOC131206240 gene encoding putative inorganic phosphate cotransporter isoform X2, producing MTVSKEYLANAEPQKPERRFGSRHYIVFMLFLGMANAYVMRTNMSVAIVAMVNQTAIEKDPDVEDDECPDTDYGEEDTSHDDGEFVWSTSMQGYILSSFFYGYVITQIPFGLLAKRYGAMRFLGYGMLINSVFAFVVPVAARNGGAGWLIVVRFIQGLGEGPIVPCTHAMLAKWIPPNERSRVGAIVYSGAQFGTVISMPLSGLLADHGFDGGWPSIFYIFGIIGTVWSVAFLFTCHEDPITHPRIREDEKKYIQQSLWGNASVHIPPIPWTSIAKSLPFYAILLAHLGQNYGYETLMTELPTYMKQVLRFSIKTNGVLSALPYLAMWMFSIVVGWVADWMLTSGRVNHTWTRKISNSIGQYGPAIALIVASYTGCNRALTVAILTIGVGLNGGIYAGFKINHLDLTPRYAGVLMAFTNCAANLAGLLAPIAAGNIIEGNPSIAQWRIVFVIAAAVYIFTATFYNLFGSGARQYWDDPENDEPQKPSIEAPAYTPESNGTATNGSLAAASPPTTATLTHRTVVNEQQQS from the exons ATGACGGTCAGCAAGGAGTATCTGGCCAACGCCGAACCTCAGAAACCAGAGC GACGCTTCGGATCACGCCACTACATCGTGTTCATGCTGTTCCTCGGAATGGCCAACGCGTACGTCATGCGCACCAACATGTCAgtggcgatcgtggcgatgGTTAACCAGACGGCGATCGAGAAAGACCCGGACGTTGAGGACGACGAGTGTCCGGACACGGATTACGGCGAGGAGGACACCTCGCACGATGACGGCGAATTCGTGTGGAGCACCAGCATGCAGGGCTACATCCTGTCTTCGTTCTTCTACGGCTACGTGATCACGCAGATTCCGTTCGGGCTGCTGGCCAAACGGTACGGCGCGATGCGATTCCTTGGCTACGGTATGCTGATCAACTCGGTGTTTGCGTTCGtcgtgccggtggccgcccggAACGGTGGGGCCGGCTGGCTGATCGTAGTGCGCTTCATCCAGGGACTCGGCGAGGGTCCGATAGTACCGTGTACACACGCGATGCTGGCCAAGTGGATACCCCCGAACGAACGGTCCCGGGTGGGTGCGATCGTGTACTCGGGGGCCCAGTTCGGGACGGTGATATCGATGCCACTGTCGGGGTTGCTGGCCGACCACGGGTTCGACGGTGGGTGGCCCTCGATCTTCTATATcttcggcatcatcggcacgGTCTGGTCGGTTGCGTTCCTGTTCACGTGTCACGAGGACCCGATCACGCACCCGCGGATCCGGGAGGACGAGAAGAAGTACATCCAGCAGTCGCTGTGGGGCAACGCGTCCGTTCACATTCCACCGATCCCCTGGACGAGTATCGCCAAGTCGCTTCCGTTCTACGCGATCCTGCTGGCGCATCTGGGTCAGAACTATGGCTACGAGACGCTGATGACGGAGCTGCCCACCTACATGAAGCAGGTGTTGCGATTCTCGATCAAAACG AACGGTGTCCTGTCCGCACTGCCCTACCTGGCGATGTGGATGTTCTCGATCGTGGTCGGATGGGTGGCCGACTGGATGCTGACGTCGGGCCGCGTCAACCACACCTGGACGCGCAAGATCTCGAACAGCATCGGTCAGTACGGCCCTGCCATCGCCCTGATCGTGGCCTCGTACACCGGGTGCAACCGTGCGTTGACCGTTGCCATCCTCACGATCGGCGTCGGGCTGAACGGGGGTATCTACGCCGGCTTCAAGATCAACCACCTCGATCTGACACCGCGGTACGCGGGCGTACTGATGGCGTTCACCAACTGTGCGGCCAATCTGGCCGGCCTGCTTGCACCGATCGCGGCCGGTAACATTATCGAAGGCAATCCATCGATCGCCCAGTGGCGTATCGTGTTCGTGATTGCGGCCGCCGTCTACATCTTTACCGCCACGTTCTACAACCTGTTCGGGTCCGGTGCCCGGCAGTACTGGGATGACCCGGAGAACGACGAGCCGCAGAAGCCATCGATCGAGGCGCCCGCCTACACGCCCGAAAGTAATGGCACCGCCACCAACGGTtccctggcggcggcgtcacctccgacgacggccacgCTCACCCACCGGACGGTGGTGaacgaacagcagcagtcgtAA
- the LOC131206240 gene encoding putative inorganic phosphate cotransporter isoform X1, with the protein MSENRNRAGHVLVWEQAEMATDEGIRPARRFGSRHYIVFMLFLGMANAYVMRTNMSVAIVAMVNQTAIEKDPDVEDDECPDTDYGEEDTSHDDGEFVWSTSMQGYILSSFFYGYVITQIPFGLLAKRYGAMRFLGYGMLINSVFAFVVPVAARNGGAGWLIVVRFIQGLGEGPIVPCTHAMLAKWIPPNERSRVGAIVYSGAQFGTVISMPLSGLLADHGFDGGWPSIFYIFGIIGTVWSVAFLFTCHEDPITHPRIREDEKKYIQQSLWGNASVHIPPIPWTSIAKSLPFYAILLAHLGQNYGYETLMTELPTYMKQVLRFSIKTNGVLSALPYLAMWMFSIVVGWVADWMLTSGRVNHTWTRKISNSIGQYGPAIALIVASYTGCNRALTVAILTIGVGLNGGIYAGFKINHLDLTPRYAGVLMAFTNCAANLAGLLAPIAAGNIIEGNPSIAQWRIVFVIAAAVYIFTATFYNLFGSGARQYWDDPENDEPQKPSIEAPAYTPESNGTATNGSLAAASPPTTATLTHRTVVNEQQQS; encoded by the exons ATGAGCGAGAACCGGAATCGGGCCGGCCATGTGCTCGTGTGGGAGCAGGCCGAGATGGCCACGGACGAGGGCATCAGACCGGCAA GACGCTTCGGATCACGCCACTACATCGTGTTCATGCTGTTCCTCGGAATGGCCAACGCGTACGTCATGCGCACCAACATGTCAgtggcgatcgtggcgatgGTTAACCAGACGGCGATCGAGAAAGACCCGGACGTTGAGGACGACGAGTGTCCGGACACGGATTACGGCGAGGAGGACACCTCGCACGATGACGGCGAATTCGTGTGGAGCACCAGCATGCAGGGCTACATCCTGTCTTCGTTCTTCTACGGCTACGTGATCACGCAGATTCCGTTCGGGCTGCTGGCCAAACGGTACGGCGCGATGCGATTCCTTGGCTACGGTATGCTGATCAACTCGGTGTTTGCGTTCGtcgtgccggtggccgcccggAACGGTGGGGCCGGCTGGCTGATCGTAGTGCGCTTCATCCAGGGACTCGGCGAGGGTCCGATAGTACCGTGTACACACGCGATGCTGGCCAAGTGGATACCCCCGAACGAACGGTCCCGGGTGGGTGCGATCGTGTACTCGGGGGCCCAGTTCGGGACGGTGATATCGATGCCACTGTCGGGGTTGCTGGCCGACCACGGGTTCGACGGTGGGTGGCCCTCGATCTTCTATATcttcggcatcatcggcacgGTCTGGTCGGTTGCGTTCCTGTTCACGTGTCACGAGGACCCGATCACGCACCCGCGGATCCGGGAGGACGAGAAGAAGTACATCCAGCAGTCGCTGTGGGGCAACGCGTCCGTTCACATTCCACCGATCCCCTGGACGAGTATCGCCAAGTCGCTTCCGTTCTACGCGATCCTGCTGGCGCATCTGGGTCAGAACTATGGCTACGAGACGCTGATGACGGAGCTGCCCACCTACATGAAGCAGGTGTTGCGATTCTCGATCAAAACG AACGGTGTCCTGTCCGCACTGCCCTACCTGGCGATGTGGATGTTCTCGATCGTGGTCGGATGGGTGGCCGACTGGATGCTGACGTCGGGCCGCGTCAACCACACCTGGACGCGCAAGATCTCGAACAGCATCGGTCAGTACGGCCCTGCCATCGCCCTGATCGTGGCCTCGTACACCGGGTGCAACCGTGCGTTGACCGTTGCCATCCTCACGATCGGCGTCGGGCTGAACGGGGGTATCTACGCCGGCTTCAAGATCAACCACCTCGATCTGACACCGCGGTACGCGGGCGTACTGATGGCGTTCACCAACTGTGCGGCCAATCTGGCCGGCCTGCTTGCACCGATCGCGGCCGGTAACATTATCGAAGGCAATCCATCGATCGCCCAGTGGCGTATCGTGTTCGTGATTGCGGCCGCCGTCTACATCTTTACCGCCACGTTCTACAACCTGTTCGGGTCCGGTGCCCGGCAGTACTGGGATGACCCGGAGAACGACGAGCCGCAGAAGCCATCGATCGAGGCGCCCGCCTACACGCCCGAAAGTAATGGCACCGCCACCAACGGTtccctggcggcggcgtcacctccgacgacggccacgCTCACCCACCGGACGGTGGTGaacgaacagcagcagtcgtAA